A part of Fusarium graminearum PH-1 chromosome 3, whole genome shotgun sequence genomic DNA contains:
- a CDS encoding mitochondria fission 1 protein — translation MVTELPYALDAETPLNPSELNVLKAQYDREGEMVGVQTKFNYAWGLVKSNQRNDQQLGVRLLSDIFRVSPERRRECLYYLALGNYKLGNYGEARRYNDLLLDKEPANLQASNLRSLIDDKVAREGLMGVAILSGVGVAAGVVGAFLLRNARKR, via the exons ATGGTTACCGAACTACCAT ATGCGCTTGACGCAGAGAC GCCGCTAAATCCCTCCGAACTCAACGTCCTAAAAGCGCAATATGACCGCGAGGGTGAAATGGTCGGCGTCCAGACCAAGTTCAACTATGCCTGG GGTCTCGTAAAGTCCAACCAGCGAAACGACCAGCAACTCGGCGTCCGCCTGCTCTCGGATATCTTCCGCGTCTCCCCTGAGCGCCGCCGAGAATGCCTCTACTACCTCGCCCTCGGCAACTACAAGCTCGGCAACTACGGCGAAGCTCGACGCTACAACGACCTCCTGCTCGACAAGGAGCCCGCCAACCTTCAGGCCTCGAACCTGCGCTCgctcatcgacgacaaggtTGCCCGCGAAGGACTCATGGGCGTCGCCATACTTAGTGGTGTTGGTGTAGCAGCCGGAGTCGTGGGAGCGTTTCTCCTGAGGAATGCCAGGAAGAGgtag